In Phytoactinopolyspora mesophila, the following are encoded in one genomic region:
- a CDS encoding LysR family transcriptional regulator — MANRATAMASIDDLRLVVALEKTGSLTAAAAQLHVAQPSASHRLKVLERRLGVSLFTRHATGTMPTQAGVEYLAHAKEALATVQAAADAARAAANLDRLRFGTFTSLSVPVFTALDGLLPASTVVEQHVRSGILLVADIVAGRVDGAVVALPAGRISQPGVHRQRLGIDPLVLVAPAEVPLPSRVGPTHLSRTDVVLASFSSQPDDVAQLLAQRGARVHMAGTAPIALAMARGRGVYAAIPRSCWLADRHDGEDALRLGQAFDATLSMVTGRPAHANLTGLATKLADALDLQARHRPSADR, encoded by the coding sequence ATGGCTAACCGCGCAACGGCGATGGCTTCCATCGACGATCTCCGCCTAGTCGTCGCACTCGAGAAGACCGGCTCGCTGACGGCGGCCGCGGCGCAGCTCCACGTAGCCCAGCCGTCGGCCAGCCACCGGCTCAAGGTGCTCGAGCGGCGGCTCGGGGTCTCGCTCTTCACCAGGCACGCCACCGGCACCATGCCCACCCAGGCCGGCGTCGAGTACCTGGCCCACGCCAAGGAAGCTCTGGCCACGGTCCAGGCCGCGGCAGATGCGGCGCGAGCGGCGGCCAATCTCGACCGGCTCCGATTCGGAACCTTCACCAGCCTGTCGGTGCCGGTCTTCACCGCGCTCGACGGCTTGCTTCCGGCCAGCACGGTCGTGGAGCAGCATGTACGCAGCGGCATCCTGCTCGTCGCTGACATCGTCGCGGGCCGTGTCGACGGTGCTGTCGTGGCGCTGCCGGCGGGACGCATCAGCCAGCCAGGGGTACACCGGCAACGTCTGGGGATCGATCCCCTAGTACTGGTCGCGCCGGCGGAGGTGCCGCTGCCCTCCCGCGTCGGCCCCACGCACCTGAGCCGGACAGACGTGGTCCTGGCAAGCTTCAGTTCCCAGCCCGACGACGTCGCCCAGCTGCTTGCACAGCGGGGCGCCCGGGTGCACATGGCCGGCACCGCCCCGATCGCGCTGGCGATGGCACGAGGGCGTGGAGTTTACGCGGCGATACCGCGATCCTGCTGGCTGGCCGACCGGCACGACGGCGAAGACGCGCTGCGGCTGGGCCAGGCATTCGACGCCACGCTGAGCATGGTGACCGGACGGCCGGCACATGCGAACTTGACCGGCCTCGCCACCAAGTTGGCCGACGCGCTGGACCTTCAGGCGCGACACCGCCCATCAGCGGATCGTTAA
- a CDS encoding MFS transporter, whose translation MRIVIGFSRRSGASQPGSFATFATFPSAVRLLVINQFGVNLGFYMLVPYLAYVIADDFGHGVVFAGLVLGLRTLSQQGMFLLGGTATDRLGARPVIIAGCALRAVGFGLLAVGGVSALLIAGAMVSGLAGALFNPAVRAYIAESAADRRAEAFAHFTVAANAGMLVGPLVGMAFLAVDFRLVAVVASAVFLLLTVAQARNLPPQPVAPTGDTVLADWRTAVTDVRFVLFALAGSSLFALHNQLYLLLPLRANAALGGSAGIAIVFAVATVVSLTVQIPLTRLLARRVGAHRAIWLGLATIATGFATVPALPSSSGPAAVVPVLICAACLSLGMAMAQPFVLERIAEHARTGLTGTYYGLFYLVSGLAAAGSSVAVGALSDDDGSGTGAWLLCTLAGGACALLAACRVTSPRPRPVAAPAVYTTHQGRNR comes from the coding sequence ATGAGAATAGTTATCGGCTTCAGCAGACGTTCCGGCGCTTCACAGCCGGGATCGTTCGCTACCTTCGCCACTTTCCCCAGCGCGGTCCGGCTGCTCGTGATCAATCAGTTCGGGGTCAATCTCGGCTTCTACATGCTCGTGCCTTACCTCGCATACGTCATAGCGGATGACTTTGGGCACGGCGTGGTGTTCGCGGGTCTCGTGCTGGGATTGCGGACGTTGTCCCAGCAAGGGATGTTCCTGCTCGGAGGCACCGCCACGGACCGGCTCGGTGCCAGGCCGGTCATCATCGCGGGCTGCGCGCTGCGGGCAGTTGGCTTCGGGTTGCTGGCCGTCGGCGGCGTGTCGGCCCTGCTGATCGCCGGCGCTATGGTGAGCGGGCTGGCCGGCGCTCTTTTCAACCCCGCGGTGCGGGCCTACATCGCCGAATCCGCCGCTGACCGTAGGGCGGAGGCGTTCGCACACTTCACCGTCGCGGCGAATGCAGGCATGCTGGTCGGGCCGCTGGTCGGGATGGCCTTCCTCGCGGTTGACTTCCGGCTGGTGGCCGTCGTGGCGTCGGCGGTATTCCTCCTCTTGACCGTCGCCCAGGCCCGGAACCTGCCGCCACAACCGGTCGCGCCCACGGGCGACACCGTGCTGGCCGACTGGCGCACGGCGGTGACCGACGTGAGGTTCGTGTTGTTCGCCCTGGCGGGCAGCTCGCTCTTCGCGTTGCACAACCAGCTGTACTTACTGCTGCCGCTGCGCGCCAACGCCGCGTTGGGCGGTTCGGCCGGGATCGCCATCGTCTTCGCGGTGGCGACCGTGGTGTCGCTGACCGTCCAGATCCCGCTGACCCGTCTGCTGGCCCGAAGGGTCGGGGCCCATCGAGCGATCTGGCTCGGGCTGGCGACGATCGCCACGGGCTTCGCCACGGTGCCGGCGTTGCCGTCGTCATCGGGCCCAGCCGCTGTGGTGCCGGTGCTGATCTGTGCCGCCTGCCTTTCACTCGGCATGGCGATGGCGCAGCCATTCGTGCTCGAGCGGATCGCGGAGCATGCGCGCACCGGTCTGACCGGAACCTACTACGGACTGTTCTATCTGGTCTCCGGCCTGGCAGCGGCCGGGTCGAGCGTCGCCGTCGGCGCGTTGAGCGACGACGACGGATCCGGCACCGGTGCGTGGCTGCTCTGCACGCTGGCGGGCGGCGCGTGTGCGCTCCTGGCGGCGTGCCGCGTGACGTCGCCCCGGCCCCGCCCGGTCGCCGCGCCGGCCGTCTACACAACCCATCAAGGAAGGAACCGATGA
- a CDS encoding ABC transporter substrate-binding protein, with amino-acid sequence MNVTPDHRDDVYQTGLRATNRALTRRQALLGGAAVAMSAALAACGSSNSSGTTSAGETAGAAASPSRGGRIRAAFAGGGAQETLDPHRANLFLEGSRSKMIFEKLADYGDDMAAVPRLAEEWSHNDELTEWTVKLRQATFHDGSPVTADDVLYSYARIVDPDEGFRARANLEMLDIAKSAAVDERTVRLVLSRPYAEFPNSMAAFGAFIVPSGAEEFADPIGSGPFRFEEWTPGSSLGLVSFDDYWEGRPYIDELEYLITNEETARINALLGGQVEYAHDISPASGQSHQDRDGVIFINLPNSGMNGFVMKVDRAPFDDPDVRRALFLLTNRQELVDAAIGGAGTIGNDLFGQGYEYYADHIPQRELDLDEATRLIEKAGASGAEITIDTADVGTGMVASASVFADQMRAAGLNVTVNNRDGGTYWSDILTEGHLATFRSGGMPIESHISQRLLSTSSTNATRWQRPEFDARYQEAISTADAGIRAEIYHELQETLHEEGGLAVWGFADWIVATGSKVHGVQPSPANSLDWARFDKVWVA; translated from the coding sequence ATGAACGTCACTCCTGACCATCGCGACGATGTGTACCAAACCGGGCTGCGCGCCACCAATCGCGCGCTGACCCGCCGTCAGGCGCTTCTGGGTGGTGCGGCCGTGGCGATGTCTGCCGCCCTGGCCGCTTGTGGCTCGTCGAACAGCAGTGGAACGACGAGCGCCGGCGAGACCGCGGGTGCGGCGGCCAGCCCCAGCCGGGGAGGCCGTATCAGGGCTGCCTTCGCGGGCGGCGGGGCACAGGAGACGCTGGATCCGCACCGCGCCAACCTCTTCCTGGAAGGGTCGCGGTCGAAGATGATCTTCGAGAAGCTCGCGGACTACGGCGACGACATGGCGGCAGTGCCGCGCCTGGCAGAGGAATGGAGCCACAATGACGAGCTGACCGAGTGGACGGTGAAGCTGCGGCAGGCGACGTTCCACGACGGTTCTCCGGTGACGGCAGACGACGTCCTGTACAGCTACGCTCGCATCGTCGACCCGGATGAGGGCTTCCGGGCCCGGGCCAACCTGGAGATGCTCGACATCGCCAAGAGCGCGGCCGTCGACGAACGAACCGTGCGGCTCGTCCTGTCCCGGCCGTACGCCGAATTTCCCAACTCGATGGCGGCCTTCGGTGCGTTCATCGTGCCGAGCGGTGCCGAGGAGTTCGCTGACCCGATTGGCTCCGGGCCGTTCCGGTTCGAGGAGTGGACCCCCGGCAGTTCGCTGGGGCTGGTCTCGTTCGACGACTACTGGGAGGGACGACCGTACATCGACGAACTCGAATACCTGATCACGAACGAGGAAACCGCGCGGATCAACGCGCTGCTGGGCGGGCAGGTCGAGTACGCCCACGACATCTCCCCGGCATCCGGGCAAAGCCACCAGGATCGCGACGGCGTCATCTTCATCAACCTCCCGAACAGCGGCATGAACGGGTTCGTGATGAAGGTCGACCGCGCCCCGTTCGACGACCCCGATGTGCGCCGCGCGCTGTTCCTCCTGACGAACCGCCAGGAACTGGTGGACGCGGCCATCGGCGGCGCCGGAACCATCGGCAACGACCTCTTCGGCCAGGGCTACGAGTACTACGCCGACCACATCCCGCAGCGTGAGTTGGATCTCGACGAGGCCACGCGACTCATCGAGAAGGCCGGTGCGTCCGGGGCGGAGATCACCATCGACACCGCCGACGTCGGCACCGGCATGGTGGCCTCCGCCAGCGTGTTCGCCGACCAGATGCGGGCTGCCGGCCTCAATGTGACGGTCAACAACCGCGACGGCGGTACCTACTGGTCGGACATCCTGACCGAGGGACACTTGGCGACGTTCCGCTCGGGTGGCATGCCCATCGAGTCACACATCTCGCAACGGTTGCTGAGCACCTCGAGCACGAACGCCACGCGATGGCAGCGCCCGGAATTCGATGCCCGCTACCAGGAAGCGATCTCCACGGCCGATGCCGGCATCCGCGCCGAGATCTACCACGAGCTTCAAGAGACGTTGCACGAAGAGGGCGGCCTCGCCGTCTGGGGTTTCGCCGACTGGATCGTCGCCACCGGAAGCAAGGTCCACGGAGTGCAGCCGTCGCCGGCGAACTCGCTGGACTGGGCCCGCTTCGACAAGGTCTGGGTGGCGTGA
- a CDS encoding ABC transporter permease codes for MSLRAYALQRIAFGVVQVLGVATLVFVLTEALPGDAAVVVAGDTPDAERIERLRAAMELDRPVVERYLGWLGGLARGDLGASLISERAVTDTIRSGLPPTVLLAGVTMVLLIPTAFLLGVVSARRPGGAADRVISGITLSFYSVPEFAAGVLLIAVFSVHLNILPANALGYVGELAQHPPVLILPITVLLIRPLCSVSRLVRAGLIDALQSPYVAHARRLGISSWRVLWMHALPSSGGAAVQQLARTADWLLGGVIVVEAIFVIPGLGTTLVESVGNRDVPVMQGLAVLFAATTIAVNIAADVVTYRLNPQAVAR; via the coding sequence GTGAGCCTACGCGCCTATGCGCTGCAGCGGATTGCTTTCGGCGTCGTCCAGGTGCTGGGCGTCGCCACCTTGGTGTTCGTTCTGACCGAAGCGCTTCCGGGCGACGCTGCCGTGGTCGTGGCCGGGGATACCCCGGACGCCGAGCGGATCGAGCGGTTGCGGGCCGCGATGGAGCTGGACCGGCCGGTCGTCGAACGTTACCTGGGCTGGCTGGGCGGGCTGGCCCGCGGCGACCTGGGCGCGTCGCTGATTTCCGAGCGGGCGGTCACGGACACGATACGCTCGGGCCTGCCGCCGACGGTGTTGCTGGCCGGGGTGACGATGGTGCTGCTGATCCCCACGGCGTTCTTGCTCGGAGTGGTGTCGGCCCGCCGGCCTGGGGGAGCGGCCGACCGGGTGATCAGCGGGATCACACTGAGTTTTTACTCGGTGCCCGAATTCGCTGCCGGTGTGCTTCTGATCGCTGTGTTCTCGGTGCACTTGAACATCTTGCCGGCGAATGCCCTGGGGTACGTCGGTGAACTGGCACAGCACCCACCGGTATTGATCCTGCCGATCACGGTGCTGCTCATCCGGCCCTTGTGCTCGGTGTCGAGGTTGGTGCGAGCCGGGCTGATCGATGCGTTGCAGAGCCCGTACGTCGCACATGCGCGCCGTCTCGGCATCTCCTCCTGGCGGGTGCTCTGGATGCATGCGTTGCCGTCGAGCGGCGGGGCGGCCGTGCAGCAGCTTGCGCGGACCGCCGACTGGCTACTGGGCGGGGTCATTGTGGTGGAGGCCATTTTCGTCATCCCGGGGCTCGGGACGACGCTCGTCGAGTCGGTCGGCAACCGCGATGTCCCTGTGATGCAGGGCCTCGCGGTGCTCTTCGCGGCCACGACCATCGCGGTGAACATCGCCGCCGACGTGGTCACGTATCGGCTGAACCCGCAGGCGGTGGCGCGATGA
- a CDS encoding ABC transporter permease: MTSDQMALSGRRRIRRWVAVVLVAVPGVLAVVGPIVSDRSVHRGLSFSVDDGPLGTDFAGRDVLAEVLHGGAPIVMITLVATVCAYVIALPLGLVAAMSGRRFVDEVIMRPLDLLLAIPSLLLLILLATLSSPGMFTLVAIVVVILAPDATRVVRAAALSPASSAAFEAMVLQNETWTRKVVEYVGRSILRVILADSGVRFIGALYLVASASFLGVGVDPDAANWGVMVNQNKGGLMLQPAGTVVPAALIVSLAVGLNLLVDEVGLRSADRATHRLKVPQQPPGGAARPAGPSRRLRIDRTSR, encoded by the coding sequence ATGACCAGCGACCAGATGGCTCTGAGCGGCCGGCGCCGGATCCGGCGGTGGGTCGCGGTGGTGCTGGTGGCCGTGCCGGGAGTGCTCGCCGTCGTCGGGCCCATCGTCTCCGACCGATCGGTGCACCGTGGCCTCTCATTCTCAGTCGACGACGGCCCGCTCGGTACCGACTTCGCCGGCCGGGATGTGCTTGCGGAGGTCCTGCACGGTGGAGCGCCGATCGTGATGATCACGCTGGTGGCCACCGTCTGCGCTTATGTGATTGCGCTTCCCCTTGGGCTGGTGGCCGCGATGTCCGGCCGGCGTTTCGTCGACGAGGTCATCATGCGACCGCTGGACCTGTTGCTGGCCATCCCATCACTGTTGCTGCTCATCCTGCTGGCGACGCTGAGCTCTCCGGGCATGTTCACCCTGGTGGCGATCGTGGTGGTGATCCTCGCACCGGACGCCACGCGGGTGGTGCGTGCCGCGGCGCTGAGCCCGGCCTCGAGTGCGGCGTTCGAGGCGATGGTGCTGCAGAACGAAACATGGACCCGGAAGGTCGTCGAATACGTCGGCCGGTCGATCCTGCGGGTCATTCTGGCCGACTCCGGGGTGCGATTCATCGGCGCCCTCTATCTGGTGGCGTCGGCGAGCTTTCTCGGCGTCGGAGTGGATCCCGACGCGGCCAACTGGGGTGTGATGGTGAACCAGAACAAAGGTGGGCTCATGTTGCAACCGGCCGGCACCGTGGTCCCAGCGGCGCTGATCGTCTCGCTGGCCGTCGGGCTGAATCTCCTGGTGGACGAGGTGGGACTGCGATCGGCGGACCGAGCGACGCATCGCCTGAAGGTACCGCAGCAGCCCCCAGGTGGCGCTGCTCGCCCGGCCGGCCCGTCACGGCGCCTCCGAATCGACAGGACGAGCCGATGA
- a CDS encoding ABC transporter ATP-binding protein, with amino-acid sequence MNMDRPATTVAAPSGGSGRQGPHDRPVLIVRNFSAEVGGEPIVRPLSFEVRPGQALALVGESGSGKTTTGLAIAGEHADGVTVHGEIVIEDPGGENPGDERSANASSRVGYIPQHPASVLAPARRVGAVLREAAATHVPRGCRGRARRERIDRLVRRAVERARVGRADVLLCRYPHELSGGQQQRIVLAQALVGDPALVVADEPTTGQDPANRAAIVAEFERLLSEGVALVLLSHDLEVVRRLSSESIVLRRGAVVERGARVWTAPRHEYTRQLIEASGLGAGMSAELPARARTIVVRTAGLAVQLGSGRRVTEVLRGIDVTVGDGECVAVVGESGAGKTTLARCIAGLRPPSEGTVQIMGRVVAAHAARRSANDLAACQYVFQDARASFAPFRTVGDQAARTAVRLRGLEHRAAYAEAQELADRVGLGRELLSRHVDELSGGELQRAALVRALLARPKVLVCDEITSGLDVVTREHVLGLLASLRDDGLALLVVTHEAAVARRLAHRVVEIADGRVLDVRESFSG; translated from the coding sequence ATGAATATGGATCGACCAGCGACGACGGTCGCCGCACCCAGCGGCGGATCCGGGCGACAGGGGCCGCACGATCGCCCGGTGCTGATCGTGCGGAACTTCAGTGCGGAGGTCGGCGGCGAGCCGATCGTGCGGCCGTTGTCCTTCGAGGTACGGCCAGGGCAGGCGCTGGCCCTGGTCGGTGAGTCGGGCAGTGGAAAGACCACAACCGGTTTGGCGATCGCCGGGGAGCATGCCGACGGGGTGACGGTTCATGGCGAGATCGTCATCGAGGACCCAGGCGGCGAGAACCCTGGAGACGAGCGTTCAGCGAACGCGTCGTCGAGGGTCGGGTATATCCCACAACACCCCGCATCGGTGCTGGCCCCGGCCAGGCGCGTCGGCGCCGTGCTCCGCGAGGCGGCTGCCACGCACGTGCCCCGTGGGTGTCGGGGCCGGGCGCGGCGTGAAAGGATCGACCGGCTGGTGCGCAGGGCAGTCGAGCGGGCCCGGGTGGGCCGTGCCGACGTGCTGTTGTGCCGCTACCCGCATGAGCTCTCCGGCGGGCAGCAGCAGCGGATCGTGCTGGCCCAGGCACTGGTCGGGGATCCGGCGCTCGTCGTCGCCGACGAACCGACGACGGGACAGGACCCCGCTAATCGGGCCGCGATCGTGGCCGAATTCGAGCGTCTGCTCTCCGAAGGGGTCGCTCTCGTGTTGCTCAGCCACGATCTCGAGGTTGTCCGTAGGCTCAGCTCGGAGTCGATTGTGTTGCGCCGCGGCGCGGTGGTGGAGCGCGGTGCCCGGGTATGGACCGCACCGCGGCACGAGTACACCCGCCAGCTGATCGAGGCGTCAGGCTTGGGCGCCGGTATGTCCGCTGAGCTCCCTGCTCGCGCACGGACCATCGTCGTGCGCACGGCGGGTCTAGCGGTGCAGTTGGGTTCGGGCCGCCGGGTGACCGAGGTGCTGCGCGGCATCGATGTCACCGTCGGCGACGGGGAGTGTGTCGCCGTCGTGGGGGAGTCCGGCGCGGGAAAGACCACGCTGGCCCGGTGTATTGCCGGGCTCCGTCCTCCGTCGGAGGGGACCGTCCAGATTATGGGGCGGGTTGTCGCCGCGCACGCCGCGAGGCGATCGGCGAACGACCTGGCGGCGTGCCAGTACGTGTTCCAAGACGCACGCGCGTCGTTCGCGCCGTTCCGTACCGTCGGGGATCAGGCGGCGCGCACGGCCGTGCGATTACGCGGCCTCGAGCACCGTGCCGCTTATGCGGAGGCACAGGAGCTGGCGGATCGGGTCGGCCTGGGCCGTGAACTGCTGAGCCGTCACGTGGACGAGCTGTCCGGCGGCGAGTTGCAGCGGGCGGCGCTGGTCCGCGCCCTGCTGGCCCGGCCGAAGGTGCTGGTGTGCGACGAGATCACCTCAGGCCTGGACGTGGTGACCCGCGAACACGTCCTGGGGTTGCTCGCCTCCTTGCGCGACGACGGTCTGGCGCTCCTCGTCGTCACCCATGAGGCTGCGGTGGCGCGGCGGCTCGCGCACCGAGTCGTGGAGATCGCTGACGGACGCGTCCTCGACGTGAGGGAGTCGTTCTCCGGGTAA
- a CDS encoding MBL fold metallo-hydrolase produces MSYTGHARPGGPPAVRELTHLIVNKLSVGGSWDNNAYVLRCRDTGQELLIDAAAEPDRILTTCGDGPLTRIVTTHRHRDHWRALADVARTTGAITVAHVDDAPAIDVPTADEVRDGDRIRFGQCELEVVHLVGHTPGSIALLYDDPNGQPHLWTGDSLFPGGVGKTTSPEDFDSLIGDVERKLFDRLPDETWVYPGHGDDTTLGHERPHLPEWRSRGW; encoded by the coding sequence ATGTCTTACACCGGTCATGCTCGTCCTGGTGGGCCCCCAGCGGTCCGCGAACTGACCCATCTGATCGTCAACAAACTGTCGGTCGGCGGGAGCTGGGACAACAACGCCTATGTCCTTCGCTGCCGCGACACCGGGCAGGAGCTACTGATCGACGCGGCAGCAGAACCGGACCGCATCCTGACCACCTGCGGTGACGGCCCGCTGACGCGGATCGTCACCACTCATCGGCACCGCGATCACTGGCGCGCCCTCGCCGATGTCGCCCGCACCACCGGAGCGATCACCGTCGCCCACGTCGACGACGCTCCGGCTATCGATGTGCCGACCGCTGACGAAGTCCGCGACGGCGACCGCATCCGGTTCGGGCAATGCGAACTCGAGGTCGTTCACCTGGTCGGCCATACCCCCGGCAGCATCGCCCTGCTCTATGACGACCCCAACGGGCAGCCCCACCTCTGGACCGGCGACTCCCTGTTCCCGGGTGGCGTCGGCAAGACCACGTCCCCCGAAGACTTCGACTCGCTGATCGGCGACGTCGAGCGCAAGCTCTTCGACCGGCTCCCGGACGAGACCTGGGTCTACCCCGGCCACGGCGACGACACCACACTCGGCCACGAGCGCCCCCACCTACCAGAGTGGCGTAGCCGGGGCTGGTAG
- a CDS encoding maleylpyruvate isomerase family mycothiol-dependent enzyme — translation MSSKNSESDNVESTGPITAATDRLVATASTFDVEALAAPSLCPGWTRAHVLAHVARNADALTNLLKWARTGVETPMYPNRQTRNSDIEATAKQPADELIEDLQKASDRFASAVTELPAEHWQREVVTGPAASGQAIPARRTLWLRLRELEVHHLDLDAGYTVDNWPDMFVRRALAETIRGFNQREDTPHFTAVIDGATTRIGSSGQVVVSGSARPMLAWLMGRTSGQDLQTQNGPVPDLPAWL, via the coding sequence ATGTCTTCCAAGAACTCCGAGAGCGACAACGTGGAGTCCACCGGGCCCATTACCGCGGCGACCGACAGGCTCGTCGCTACGGCCAGCACCTTCGACGTCGAGGCGCTGGCCGCTCCTAGCTTATGTCCGGGCTGGACCCGAGCACACGTGCTTGCCCATGTGGCCCGCAACGCCGACGCGCTCACGAACCTGCTCAAGTGGGCTCGTACCGGCGTGGAGACTCCCATGTACCCGAACCGCCAGACCCGGAACTCAGACATCGAGGCCACGGCCAAGCAACCTGCGGACGAGCTGATCGAGGACCTCCAGAAGGCTTCGGACCGGTTCGCCTCCGCGGTCACCGAGCTGCCGGCCGAGCACTGGCAGCGTGAAGTGGTGACCGGACCGGCCGCCTCTGGCCAGGCGATTCCCGCGCGCCGCACGCTTTGGCTACGGCTGCGAGAGCTCGAAGTGCACCACCTCGACCTCGACGCCGGCTATACCGTGGACAACTGGCCCGACATGTTCGTCCGCCGCGCGCTGGCCGAGACCATCCGCGGTTTCAACCAGCGCGAGGACACTCCCCATTTCACCGCCGTGATCGACGGTGCCACCACCCGTATCGGCTCCAGTGGGCAAGTCGTCGTCAGCGGTTCGGCTCGCCCCATGCTCGCCTGGCTGATGGGGCGCACGTCCGGCCAGGACCTCCAGACCCAGAACGGCCCCGTCCCCGATCTTCCCGCGTGGCTCTGA